From the genome of Nasonia vitripennis strain AsymCx chromosome 1, Nvit_psr_1.1, whole genome shotgun sequence, one region includes:
- the Tmtc4 gene encoding transmembrane and tetratricopeptide repeat containing 4, with the protein MYRISSRSQPSLALPARNLTISVTLIIVASLCCSSSRYGDFVFDDSEAIVNNEDVREAPLYQLFQNDFWGTKLSHKHSHKSYRPLTILSFRMHYWFKGYLDPTDFHAVNIILHIIVCIMTLFIFEILLDWKEPQISFWAALIFAVHPVHTEAVAGLVGRADVLCGLFMWLSILSYYKCIHSDSFIIQYNCIVLCIMNSAIAMFCKETGITILGVCIIYDLIIVNKVLPTDILEVLKLRYSWNDVKRFYEIKSAFVIRITVLVLAGVLLILLRFIIMEFSKPTFKPVDNPASFIDNLYLRIVNYNYVYCLNLWLLICPVWLCFDWSMGCVPLINGIDLRIGFVILLWLSFGVFSICIFSNRNSQLIRYILMSMAVLIIPFLPASNLFFKVGFVLAERTLYIPSAGYCLLLAIGLKQLSANVMYPKIVSASYCALLIVFFARSWMRSSQWKTETELFQSGLNVCPLNAKVHYNVGKNAADRGLTNYAKLKYEEAIKLNPDYAQAMNNLGNLYKDEDAYDKAEELLSKAVELQNNFAAAWMNLGIVLSATNKYEEAEKSYITAISQRNTYPDCYYNLGLLYLSKKEYDKAFKAWEITIKQKPLHRRAWINTILLYDNMGKREKSLEVAKKALLLIPRDPSIHFNIGNILGKKGSFEEAEHHFKIAISEEPNNPSYYTNLGVLYHRWKKYKKAEIMYKKALILNPHSQTAKENLNKLNNIKLKTII; encoded by the exons TGACTTTTGGGGCACCAAATTATCTCATAAACATAGCCACAAGTCTTACCGACCCTTGACAATTTTATCCTTCAG aATGCATTACTGGTTTAAAGGATACTTGGATCCTACCGATTTTCATGCTGTGAACATCATTTTGCACATCATTGTCTGCATTATGACCTTATTCATATTTGAAATTCTTTTGGATTGGAAGGAAccacagatatctttttggGCTGCATTAATATTTGCTGTACACCCTGTGCATACAGAAGCG GTTGCTGGTCTCGTGGGTAGAGCAGATGTTTTGTGTGGACTATTCATGTGGCTGTCGATATTATCGTACTATAAGTGCATTCACTCCGATTCTTTTATTATTCAGTATAACTGTATAGTGCTATGCATTATGAACAGCGCTATAGCAATGTTCTGTAAAGAGACTGGCATCACTATTCTT GGTGTGTGCATAATTTATGATTTGATTATTGTAAACAAAGTACTGCCAACCGATATCTTAGAAGTCTTGAAACTAAGATACTCATGGAATGAtgtaaaaagattttatgaaataaaatcaGCATTTGTGATCCGTATTACAGTATTAGTATTGGCTGGCGTATTACTTATCTTATTAAGATTTATAATTATGGAATTTTCAAAACCAACATTCAAGCCAGTAGACAACCCAGCGTCATTTATAGATAATCTTTATTTGCGAATTGTTAATTACAATTACGTCTATTGCTTAAATTTATGGTTGCTGATCTGTCCTGTGTGGCTATGTTTTGATTGGTCTATGGGCTGTGTACCTCTTATCAATGGTATAGATTTGAGAATTGGATTCGTTATATTGTTATGGTTATCTTTTGGAGTATTTTCTATATGCATTTTTTCTAACAGAAATTCTCAATTAATAAG ataCATTCTAATGAGCATGGCTGTGTTAATTATTCCATTTTTGCCAGccagtaatttattttttaaagttgGGTTTGTTTTGGCAGAAAGAACTTTATACATTCCTTCTGCTGGCTACTGTTTATTATTAGCTATAGGTTTAAAACAACTTTCTGCTAATGTGATGTACCCTAAGATAGTATCAGCATCCTATTGTGCCTTACTCATTGTATTCTTTGCACGTTCCTGGATGAGAAGCAGTCAGTGGAAAACAGAAACTGAATTATTTCAATCTGGATTGAATGTTTGTCCTTTGAATGCAAAAGTTCACTACAATGTGGGTAAAAACGCTGCTGATAGAGGACTCACTAACTATGCTAAGTTAAAATATGAAGAAGCTATAAA ATTAAATCCTGACTATGCCCAGGCTATGAATAATCTAGGAAATTTATACAAAGATGAGGATGCATATGATAAAGCTGAAGAACTTTTAAGTAAAGCTGTTGAATTACA GAACAACTTTGCTGCAGCATGGATGAATTTGGGAATTGTACTCTCTGCGACTAACAAGTATGAAGAGGCTGAAAAGAGTTACATCACTGCTATATCACAGAGGAATACGTACCCAgattgttattataatttagGACTTTTG TATTTATCTAAAAAAGAGTACGACAAGGCATTTAAAGCTTGGGAAATTACGATCAAACAGAAACCACTGCATCGTCGTGCTTGGATAAATACGATTTTATTATACGATAATatgggaaagagagaaaaatcactGGAAGTAGCAAAGAAAGCATTACTTCTTATTCCAAGAGATCCTTCAATACATTTCAACATAGGAAATATACtcggaaaaaaaggaagcttTGAAGAAGCTGAGCATCATTTTAAAATAGCAATATCTGAAGAACCTAATAATCCAAGTTATTATACTAATCTag GAGTTTTATACCACAgatggaaaaaatataaaaaagctgAAATCATGTACAAAAAAGCCTTAATACTGAATCCACATTCACAGACtgctaaagaaaatttaaataaattaaacaacattaaattaaaaacaataatttaa